Proteins encoded together in one Lutra lutra chromosome 4, mLutLut1.2, whole genome shotgun sequence window:
- the LOC125098817 gene encoding olfactory receptor 2A12-like — translation MWTPPRQNQSWVSEFILLGFSSDPTSNRVLFIAFLLLYLSSVLGNALIITLICLDMQLHTPMYFFLCILSLLDMSYVSTTIPQMLVHLLAHSQTISFAGCWLQMYVFGALGLTECIFFVVMAYDRYVAICHPLRYTVILSWDLCTQLTAGTWACGFFFSLIHTFLTMRLPYCGPNMVNHYFCEGPSVRSLACMDTHFIEMVDLVISIFMVLVPLSLILASYIRIGQTILKIKSTQGRCKAFSTCASHLTVVTLFYAPAIYIYMKPNSSYSPERDKEISLFYNVFTAFLNPVVYSLRNKDIKGAFFKVMGWGRVAW, via the coding sequence ATGTGGACGCCTCCACGGCAGAACCAAAGCTGGGTTTCTGAGTTTATTCTTCTTGGCTTCTCCAGTGACCCCACATCTAACAGAGTCCTCTTTAttgccttccttctcctttacCTGAGCTCAGTCCTGGGCAATGCGCTCATCATCACCCTGATCTGCCTGGACATGCAGctccacacacccatgtacttcttcctctgcatcctctccCTGCTAGATATGAGCTATGTCAGCACCACCATCCCCCAGATGTTGGTGCATCTCCTCGCTCACTCTCAGACCATCTCCTTCGCTGGATGTTGGCTGCAGATGTATGTGTTTGGTGCCCTGGGCCTAACTGAGTGTATTTTCTTTGTAGTCATGGCTTATGACCGATATGTGGCCATCTGCCACCCACTGCGTTATACTGTCATCCTCAGCTGGGACCTCTGTACACAGCTGACAGCTGGGACCTGGGCCTGtggtttcttcttctctctgatcCATACTTTCCTCACCATGAGGCTGCCATACTGTGGGCCCAACATGGTCAACCACTACTTCTGTGAAGGCCCCTCAGTACGAAGCTTGGCTTGCATGGATACCCACTTCATTGAGATGGTGGACCTGGTCATCAGTATCTTCATGGTTCTTGTCCCACTGTCCCTCATTTTGGCCTCCTACATCCGTATTGGCCAGACCATTCTCAAGATCAAGTCTACTCAGGGCCGCTGCAAGGCTTTCTCCACCTGTGCTTCCCACCTGACCGTGGTCACACTCTTTTATGCTCCAGCCATATACATCTACATGAAGCCCAACTCCAGCTATTCTCCTGAGCGAGACAAGGAGATCTCACTCTTTTACAATGTCTTTACTGCCTTCCTCAACCCTGTGGTCTACAGTCTGAGGAACAAGGACATTAAAGGGGCTTTTTTCAAAGTgatggggtggggtagggtggccTGGTAA